Genomic window (Desulfuromonas sp.):
CTTCGTCGAGGCCCTGATCCTGGAACTGTCCATGGACGCCACCAAGAGACTCGGCGCCTCCCTGCAGGGGGCGGTGGCCACATCCTCGGACAGCGTGGTCTTCGGCAGCAGCAACCTCAACAGCGGGGCGACGGGCCTGGGCAGCCTCGCGCCGACCGGAGACGCCGGATTCCCCTCCCTGCTGACCCAGACCATCGACGGCATCCTTCTGGGCGGCCTGTTCAGCCCCATCACCACCACCCTGAACGGCGAGGAAATCACCATTCCGGCCCTGTCGGCCCTTATCGACATTTCCAAGACCGACACCGACGTCAACATCCTCTCCGCCCCGCGCCTGCTGACCTCGGACAACGAGGAGGCGGAGATCGTCGTCGGGCAGAACGTACCGATCATCACCGAGCGCCTGACCGACACGACCAACGTCGGCGCCCAGAGCGTCTCGGTGGAGCGCAAGGACGTCGCCCTGACCCTGCGCTTCACCCCCCAGGTCACCGAGGGGGACCTGGTGCGGCTCAACATCTACCAGGAGATCACCAACCTCGCCCAGTCCAGCGTCGGGGACGTGGACGAGGTCGGACCGACCTTCACCAAACGCCTGCTGCGCAACACGGTCCTTGCCGAGAACGGCAAGACGGTTGTTCTCGGCGGGCTCATCGACACCAACATCCAGGAGACGATCACCAAGACGCCTCTGCTCGGGGACATCCCCTTCCTGGGCTGGCTCTTCAAGCGCAAGCTCAAGCAGGAGACAAAGACCAACCTGCTGATCTTCATCACCCCGACCATCATTCGAAACCCCGAGGATCTGACCGAGATCACCCTGCGCAGCAAGAACGTGATGAGCCAGATGCAGGTCGACAAGGTGCGCTCGTCCCTTCCCGCGGCGGCCCTGCCCGCCGGCACATGGTCGGGATACCGATCGGTCGATGGGGGGCAATAACCCCATGACGCGCTGGAGGCTTCTGGGCGAGATTCTGCAAGAGCAGTGCGGGATCGGCCGGGATACCATCGAAAACGCCCTCGAGGCTCAACGGGAGAAGAGCCAACGGCTGGGCGAGATCCTGATGGGGATGAAGGCCCTTTCGGCCGCAGACCTCGCCCGGGCCCTCGCCGTACAGCAGGACCTGCCCTTCCTCGAGACCATCCCCGCCGATGCAGTCAACAGCGAACTGCTGGACCTCGTGCCGATCGGCTTCGCCAAGGAATACCGCATCCTCCCCCTGGAGCGCCGGGACGGCGCGATACGGGTGGCGATGGCCGACCCTCTCGACGGCCGCCCCCTCAACGACCTGGCCGCCCTCACCAAGGCGCCGTTGGAGGTCGCGGTGGCGCCGCCCGAGGAGATCCTGAGCGCCATCAACCGCGCCTTCGAGACCCGCGCCGGCGGAGCCCAGGAATTCGTGGAGGACATCTCCGGAGAGAGCGCCGGGGAGCTGGCCGGGGGGTTCGAACCCGAGGACCTGCTCGACGTCTCCGACGAAGCCCCGATCATCCGCTTCGTCAACAGCCTCATCCCCCAGGCCTACAAGCAGCGCGCCAGCGACATACACATCGAGCCCTTCGAGTCCGAGTTCATCGCCCGCTACCGCATCGACGGCATTCTTTACGAGGTGCTGCGCCCGCCCCACAAGGCCCAGGCGAGCATCACCTCGCGCATCAAGATCATGGCCAACCTCAACATCGCCGAAAAGCGCCTGCCCCAGGATGGCCGGTTCAGCGTACGCATCGCCGGCAAGGACGTGGACGTACGCGTCTCGACCCTGCCGACCGCCTTCGGCGAGCGGGTGGTCATGCGCCTGCTCGACAAATCCTCCAACGTCATCTCCCTGGAGGAGATCGGGATGGACCCCGACCTGCTCCAGCAGACCCTGGGAATGATCGGCAAGAGCCACGGCATCTTCCTGGTGACGGGCCCGACCGGATCGGGAAAAACCACCACCCTGTACGCGGCCCTCTCCCGGCTCAACAGCCGGGAGAAGAACATCATCACCGTCGAGGACCCCATCGAGTACCAGCTGGCCGGAGTCGGCCAGATCCAGGTCAACCCCAAGATCGACCTGACCTTCGCCGCCGGCCTGCGCTCGATCCTTCGCCAGGACCCGGACATCATCATGGTCGGCGAGATCCGCGACGGCGAGACGGCGGAGATCGCAGTGCAGTCCGCCCTCACCGGCCACATGGTCTTCTCCACGTTGCACACCAACGACGCCGCCAGCGCCCTGACCCGCCTGGTGGAGATGGGTATCGAACCGTTCCTGGCCGCCTCCTCCATCGTCGGCATCATGGCCCAGCGCCTGGTGCGCAAGATCTGCCCCGCCTGCAAGGAAGCCTATCGCCCCACCGCCGAGATGATGCGGGAGATGGGCCTGGAGAAGGCTGTTCCCGGCGAAGCCACATTCTACCGCGGCAAAGGCTGCGCCCAGTGCATGGACATCGGCTACCGCGGCCGGGCCGGGATCTACGAACTGCTTCCCGTGGACGAGCAGGTCCGCGACCTGCTGCTGCAGAACAAGGATTCGGCCAGCATCAAGGCCGCGGCGACCAAGAAGTGGATGAAGACCCTGCGCGACGCCGGCCTGGCCAAGGCGCTTGCCGGCGAGACGACCATCGAGGAGGTTCTTCGCGTGACCCAGGAGGAGATCTAGGGTGGCCCTCTTCGAATATTCCGGCCTCAACGCCGGCGGCAAAAAGGTCTCGGGAGTCGTCGAGGCGACGGGCAAACGCGCGGTCCTTCAAAAGCTGCGCGGCCAGGGGATCTACCCGACCGAACTGCGGGAGCAGAACGCCGCGGCGGCCGGCAAGCCCTCCCTGTCGGGCCTGAGCCTCACCAGGAAGGTGCCGACCGCCGAACTCGCCGCCGCCACCCGCCAGCTCTCCACCCTGCTCGGGGCGGGCCTTCCCCTTGACGAGGCGCTGGCCACGGTCGGCGGGCAACTCGAGAACGCCGCCCTCGCCCACGCCATCGGCCAGGTCCGCGAGGACGTGGTCCAGGGCGAGTCGTTCAACGCCGCACTCGCCAAGTTCCCCCGCATCTTCGCCCCCCTGTATGTGAACATGGTCCAGGTCGGCGAGAACAGCGGGACTCTCGACCAGGTCCTGCAGCGACTGGCCGACTTCCAGGAGGAGCAGGCGCGGATGAAGAGCCGCATCCGGGCCGCCACCGCCTACCCGATCCTAATGGCGGTGGTCGGGGTCGGAGTCCTCTTCTTCATGTTCGCCTTCGTCGTCCCCAAAGTGACGCGCATGCTGGAAGACCTCGGCCAGGCCCTGCCCCTGCCAACCCGGCTGCTGATCGGCGCCAGCGATCTGCTCATGTCCACCTGGTGGGTGCTGGTCCTGCTCCTGGCGGCCGCGGCGATCGCCACGCTCCGCTACGTGCGCACCGAGCGGGGCCGGGAGAAGCTCGACCGGCTGGCCCTGCGCCTTCCCCTGTTCGGCAAGCTCAACCTGCTGATCGCCACCTCGCGCTTCGCCCGCACACTCGGGACCCTGCTCCAGAGCGGGGTGCCCCTGCTCGGGGCCTTGGACATCGCCAAGAACCTGCTCCAGAACCGGGTGCTGTTCAACGCCATCGAGGAGACGGCGGTCTGCGTCCGCGAGGGCGAGGGGCTGGCCGCTCCGCTCAAGCGCTCGGGGGTCTTCCCTCCGATGGTGGCCCAGATGGCCGCGGTAGGAGAGAAGAGCGGGGAGATGGAGCAGATGCTGTTCCGGGTCGCCGAGTCGTACGAGCACCAGGTCGATCTCTCGATCACCGCCATGCTCTCGCTGCTCGAACCCCTGATGATCCTGCTCATGGGCAGCGTCGTCGGCTTCATCGTGATGGCGATCCTTCTGCCGATCTTCCAGGCCAGCCAGGGGATGGGGTAACTGCAGCTGACAGCTGGTTTCAATTCTAAGACACATCGAGATAGCAAGGAGCGAAGAAGAATGAAAAAATCGGTACTGAGCAATTCCCGCGGCTTCACCCTGATCGAGATCATGGTTGTGGTGGTCATCCTCGGCATTCTCGCCGGGATCGTCGTCCCCCGGTTGCTGGACCGCCCGGAGGAGGCCCGCCGCACAAAGGCCGCGGTGCAGATCAAGAGCCTCGAGGAGGCCCTGGGGCTCTACAAGCTCGACAACGGCTCCTACCCTTCCACGGAACAGGGCCTTCAGGCGCTGGCCAGCAAGCCGACCGTCGGCCGCATCCCGGCCAAGTACCGGGACGGGGGCTACCTGAAGAAGGTCCCCCTCGACCCCTGGAGCAGCGAGTACGTCTTCCTTTCGCCGGGCATCCACGGGGATTTCGACATCATCTCCTACGGCGCCGACGGCGAGCAGGGAGGCGAGGGAAAGAATGCCGACATTGAAAGCTGGAACCTGGAATAGGGCCGGCTTCACCCTGGTCGAACTGGCGCTGGTCGTCCTGCTGGTCAGCCTTTTTTCCATGCTGACCCTGCCGACCCTTACCGGCCTCGGCCAGAACGAGCTCTCCGGCTCTGCCCGCCGCATTGCAGGAACGGTCAAGTACCTGTTCAACGAGTCGGCCCTGGACCGCCTGGAGTACCGGCTGACCTACGACCTCGACCGTGACACCTTCGGCGCCAAGAAGCTCGAGAGCAACGGGGAGTTGGTCGCGGTCACCGGCACCGGCCGCCAGCAGCGGCTCAAGGGGGGCGTTCGATTCAAGGACGTCCAGGTGACGGGGAGAGGGAAATTCAGCACCGGGGAAGTTACCACCTCCATCCACCCGGTGGGCTGGCTGGACGAGACGGTGGTCCACCTGGAAAACGACCGGGGCAAGGCCCTGACCCTGAGGATCAACCCGTTCACCGGGTCGACGGAGGTCCATGAAGGCTACCTCGAGTTCTAAGGCCGGCGGCTTCACTCTGCTCGAAGCCATGATCGCCCTGGCTATCATCAGCATCGCCCTGGTCACTCTCCTGGGGCTGGGCAACCGCTCTATCGGCGTCAACGCCCGCCTGCAGAAGATCACCCAGGCCACCCTCCTGGCCCAGGAGAAGATGACCGAGATCGAGTTCGAAGCCGAGCTGGGCCGTCTCGACTTTCTGGAAAAGGAGGACGGCTTCGAGGCCCCCTTCGACGGATACCGCTGGCGGACCCGATACGAGGGCACCCCCCTGACGGACGTCAAGATGGTCACCGTGACCGTCCTGTGGGGGGAGGAGAAGAAAAACGAGGCGGTGGACCTCAATTCATTCCTCCTTTCCGGCCCGCCGGGCTCCTGAGGACTCGATGCCGGACCGCAATTTCGCACCCGCTTCGGCCACGGCACGAAGCGAAAAGGGTTTTACCCTGCTGGAGGTCATGCTCGCGGTGACCATCACCACCGTCGTGCTGCTGACCATCTACGGGGTCTTCACCTCGGTGAGCCGGGCCAAGGACCGCATGGAGTCCGAGGGCGAGGGCTACCACCAGGCCAGGGTCCTGTTCGACCGCATCGGCCGGGAAATCCGGGGCACATTCTACAACAATCGCGACCCCCGGACCCGCTTCGAGGGCGGGGTGGACGCGGACGGCGACCCCTTTCTGATCCTCTCCACCACCGCGGTCAGCCCGCAGAGCGGGCCGGGTGCCGGCATCGTTGTCGTGCGCTATCGCCTTGAAGGGGATCCCGGGCGGGACGAGGGCAAAAAGGTCCTGCTGCGCAGCGAATACCCCCTGTTCGATACCGACGGCGAGGACCGGCCGACCTACCGCCTGGCGACGGGCATCACCGGGATGAGGGTGCGCTTCTACCGCAACGACGTATGGTACGAGGAGTGGGACGCCGAGGAGGAGAGGCTCCCGCAGATGATGGAGGTCCTGCTCGAACTGGCTGCCGGAGAGCAGAGCGTCCCCTTTCGCTCGACCTTCGAAGTGCCGGCGATCGGGGTGCAGTGATGAAAGCTCTGCGCAATGAAGAAGGCACGGTTTTGCTGCTGGTCCTCGTGGTGGTGGCCCTGCTGACATCCCTGCTGACCGAGTTCGCCTTCTCCACCCTGGTGGACCTGCGGCTCACCGAAACCTTTCGGGACAGCACCAAGGCCTACTACCTCGCCAAGGGGGGGGTGCGGGCCGGGCGCATCATCCTCCAGAACGACCGCAACGGCTACGACGCCCGCAACGACCCGGAGGAGCTGTGGAGCCAGGGAATGGGCACCTTCCCGGTGGGCGGCGGCTCGGTCTCGGTCACCATCGAGGACCTCGGGGGCCGGCTGGACCTCAACCGCCTCGTGCTGAGCGACGGGATCAACCCCAACCCCGCCGCCATCGACCGCCTGCTGCGCCTTTTCGAGATCCTGGAAATCGAGGAGGGAGAGGATCTGACCGCGGCCCTCATCGACTGGATCGACGAGGACGAAGAGATCTACGACCTGCGCGGCTACGGCGCCGAGGACGAACACTATTTGCGCCTCGACCCGCCATACCCGACCAAGAACGGCAGTCTGAGCACCCTCGGCGAACTCGCCAGGGTGCGGGGCTTCACCCCGGAGGTCATCGGCCTGGTCACGCCGCACATCACGGTCTACGGCGGGGAGAAGATCAACGTCAACACCGCCAGCGCCCAGGTGCTGATGTCCCTGTCGGAAGACCCGCTCATCGACGAGGCGGCGGCCGAGGCCATTATCGAACTCCGCGAATCGAAACCTTTCCGGAGCAGCCAGGACCTGAAGGGGCTGAACAGCCTGCCGGGGCTTGAAAACCTGCTTCGGGACCCCTTCACGGTGAAGAGCGACACCTACCGGATCACGACGGAGGCCTGGGTAAACGACGGCAGCCGGGAGGTGGACGCGATCGTCACCAAGGACGGCGACAAACTCCTCTTTGTGAAAGTGAACTGACCAGTCATGGCCAAACGCTTTATCGGAATCGACATCGACAGCCGGCACCTGCGGGTCGCCATTGCCGCCAGCGACAAGGGGCAGGCCACCCTGGTCTCGGCTACGAGCCAGCCCTACGCAGACCGGGAAGAACTGCTGCAGAAACTGCGCAAGGCAGTCGGCGGACCGCCGCGCTACGGAGACCGCCTCGCCGCCGCCCTGCCCGCCGGGGAGGGCTTCGCACGCTGGCTGTCCTTTCCCTTCGCCGACCTGAAGAAGATCGAGGCCGCCCTCAGCTTCGAACTCTCCGCCCAGTTGCCCGTCCCCGAAGAGGATTGCACCGCCGACTTCCAGAAACCGCTGGCCGCCGGGGGGGCCTTCACCGTCGCCGCAGCCGCGGGCCGAAACGAGGCCATCCGCCCCCTCGTGGAAACCTTCGAAGAGGCCGGCCTGCCGCTGCAGGTGCTCGACCTCGCCCCCTTCGCCTATGCCGCGGGTCTGCGCGGCGCTCTTGCCGACGGCCTTCTGGTCAGCCTCACCGAGGCCGAGACCACCCTCGCCCTGGTCCTCGAAGGGCGCCCGAGCAGCTACCGGCTCCTTCCGGCCGCGAGCGGCGGGACCGAACAGGGCCTGGTCCCCTCGCTGCTGCGGGAGGCCTCGGCCCTTCAAAGGGCCGCGGGGCGGGACGGGTTGCCCTTTCACCTGATCGGCTCCGGCGCCGCCCCAGCCCTGGTCGAGGCCCTGCGAGCCGAGGGCGTCGAGGCCGCAATCCCCGACCTCTCCCTCGAAGGGCGGCCCCTCGAGCCGGAGATGCTCCCCGTTGCGGCCCTCGCCCTGCGCGCCGCGATCCCGGAGAAGGAGCGGGAATTCAACTTCCGCAAGGGGGCCTTCGCCCTGAGCAGCGAGTGGTCTGCCCTCAAGAACGGACTCATCGCGGCGGCCGTCCTCCTGACCCTCTCCGCGGCGAGCCTGGCCGGCGCCGCCTATCTCAACTATTCCCACAAGGCCGACCGCACCGAGGGCCTGAAGCAGGAGATGGTCCGGGTCTACAAAAAGGTCTTTCCCAAGGCCAAGACCATCGTCGACGTTCCCCTGCAGATGCAGAGCGGCATCAGCGAACTGCGCAAGCGCAGCCGCACCATCGGCGCCGCCGCCCAGTCCTCCCCCCTGGCGATTCTCCAGGAGATCTCCAGAAAACTTCCCGAGGAGATCACCATCGACATCCGGGACTGGAACTACAGCCCGGAGACGGTCCGCATGGAGGGTCACACCACCTCCTTTGACGCCATCAACCAGATATCCAAGAGCCTCGAACAGTCCCCCCTCTTCCACGAGGCTCAGATCTCCGACGCCAAAATGAGCCTCGACGGCCGCCGGGTCGATTTTCGCATCACCCTGGCCCTGATCAAGGAGAAGGCCGAACAATGATATCCCAACTCAGTCAGCGCGACCGTATCGCCTTGGCGGCGGGCGGCCTGGTGGTCCTGGCCACCGTCCTCTACCTGGCGGTGTTCGAGCCCTACCGCGAAGGAACAGCCCGCCTCGACGCCCAGATCGCCACCCGCCAGCGGCAGCTGCAGGAGGTTCAGGCCATGCGCCAGGACTACCTCCAACTCCAGCAGCGGGTGGCCGAGGCGGAAAAACGCCTCGACAGCGGCCAGGCATTTTCCCTCTTCTCCTTCGTCGAGGGCCTGACCGCCGAGGTGGCGGCCAAGGGGAATCTGGTCTACATGCGCCCCCAGCCCGCCGGCGTCCAGGACGACTTCAAAGAGGAGTCGGTGGAGATCAAGCTGGAGAAGATCCGCCTCGACCAGGTGGTCAACCTGCTCTACCGCATCGACACCGCCAAAGCCTACCTCAAGGTGAAGAACCTGCGCCTTAAGCCCCGCTTCGACGACCGCACCGAGCTCGACGCGGTGCTGACCATTTCGTCCTTCCGGAGAAACGCATGAGAATTTTTCCCCGCCTGCGCGGCGCCAACCAAACTGCGGATTCACCCTCCGCCGCCGGCTCCTCCGTCCGGCGCCACCTCCTCGCAGCCTGCGTCCTGCTGATGGCCCTGGTGGCGAGCTTTTACATGCTCTTCCCCGAATCAGCCCTTGAAGAGCGCATCGAATACGAGGTCGCTCGGGGAACCGGCGTCGAGCTCGACCTGAGCGGCCTTCGCCTGCTCTTTCCCCCCGGGCTCTCGGCCCGCAAGGCGGTTCTGCAGGACGAGGCCCTCCCCGTCTCCGCGCCTGAGCTCAGCGCCCTTCGGGTCAAGCCCCTTTGGAGCACCCTCATGGGGGACGACCCCGGGATCGCCTTCGACGCCCGGCTCCTGGGAGGGACCGTGGGCGGGACCGCGCTCCGCAACGGCGAGGTCGAGGCACAGTTGGAGCAGGTCAGCTATTCCGCGCCCCTGATGGCGGGGTCCTCCCTGGCCGTCGCCGCGACCCTGAGCAAAGGCTCTTTCCGCGGCCGCCTCCCCCTGCACCAGGCCAAGAACTCCAGGCTCGAACTCAATCTGGAGCGGGCAGAGATCTCGGGGCTCGGGTCCGTCGGCTCCCCCCAGGACAGCCTCTCCCTCGGCAGCGTCCAACTCCTCGGGACGGGCAAAGGCAAGACCTTCAAGATCGAGAAGCTCGAATCGAGCGGCGGGGACCTCGACGCCTCGGGCACGGGGACCGTCATCCTCACCGAACCGCTGGGCCGCAGCCGCCTTTCCCTGAACCTCGCCCTGCGCCCGGGCCAGGCCCTCGACAAGGGGCTTGCAGACCTGCTGGGACTCTTCGCCAAGAAAAACCGGGACGGATCCTACCGGCTGCGGGTCGGCGGCACATTGGCCAAACCCCGCATATAAAGGTTTTCATGACAGGGATTCGATCCGCCCTCTTGCTCCTGGCCGGCCTGACCCTGCTCCTCGGACCGGCGCGCGCCTGGCCCCTGGAGCTCACGCCCTTCCAAACCGCCAACCGCAGCCCCCTCGTTCTGGGCTACGGGCTGCCTCCCCTGCCCGATGCGAAGCGACTGCCCGCAGGCCGCACTTCCGCCCTGCTGACCGTCGACCTCGCCAGCAACTACACCGAAAGCACCAGGGACCGGGAGCAGATCGTGCTCGACGGGGAGACCTACCGCTTCGACCTCGCCCTGCGCTGCGGCCTTTCCCCGACCCTGGAAGTGCGGGCCGACATCCCCTACATCAGCCACCGCGGAGGCTTTCTCGACGGCTTCATCGAAGACTTCCACGACCTGTTCGGCCTGCCCCAGGGAGGCCGGGACAAGGCCCCCCGCAACCGGCTCCTGTACAGCTACGTCCGAGACGGCCGGCAGGAGATCGCCCTGGAGGAGAACGCCGAAGGCCTCGGGGACGTGCGCCTGTCGGGCGCCTGGCAACTTTACGAGGAGGAGGGCGGACTGCGCTCGGCCACCGTCTTCGGAAGCCTCAAGCTGCCCACCGGGGACAGCGACCGCCTGCTCGGCAGCGGCAGCACCGACCTGGCCTTCGGTCTGAGCGGCAGCCTCGCCACCCTGTCGTCCTGGGGACCGATCCGGGCCTGGGGCGGGGGCGGCCTGCTCCTGATGACCGAAGGCGACCTGCTGCCGCAGCAGCAGAACCAGGCCGCCGGGTTCGGCGCTCTGGGCGCGGGCTGGGCCCCCCTGCCCTGGCTGGCCTTCAAGCTCCAGCTGGACGGCCACACCTCCTTCTACGGCGGCAGCGACTTCGAGGAGGTCGACTTCCCCTCCATGCAGGTCGTCATGGGCGGCACCCTGGGACTGGCGCCGGAGACGGCACTGGACATCGCCGTCGTTGAGGACATCGCTGTCAACACCGCCCCGGACGCGGTTTTCCACTTCGCCCTGCGCCACAATTTCTAGAGACGGTTGACAACCGGCTCACGGATTACTAGTTTTTGGGACAACAGCGCACTGCCCCAAGGAGCCCCGCCCCATGAGTGAAGAGCAAGACCCGATGATCGACGCCGAACTGAACGGGGTCGAGCCCGGAGAGGACGAGTCCGAAGGCAGCCTGGTGGTCGCCGCCGAGATGCTCCCCTCCGGCCTGCCCATCGTCCCCCTGCGGCCCCGGCCCGCCTTTCCCGGCATCCTCATCCCCATGGCTCTCGCCGGCAAGGAGCAGATGGCGCCGGTCAAGCGGGCCCTCGACACCCCCTCCCAGGCCATCGGCCTGGTCCTGGTCATGGACCTGGAGGCCGAGGACGGCCCCGAAAACCTGCACACGGTCGGGGTGGCCGGCAAGATCCTCAAGGTGATCCACGCCGACGAGGAGAGCATCCACATCCTCGTCAACTGCCTCCAGCGCTTCTCTCTCGAAGAGGTGACCGAGACCGACCAGGGACTCTTCGCCCTGGCCCACCACCACCCCGAGGCCGAGCTTTCGGTCAACCCGGAGCTCAAGGCCTACTCCATGGCCATTCTCAGCACCCTGAAGGAGTTGGTACAGATCAACCCCCTCTACTCGGAGGAGATCAAGCTCTTTCTCAACCGCTCCAGCATGGACGACCCCGGGCGCCTGGCCGACTTCGCGGCCAACCTGACCAGCGCTGACGGCCAGGAACTGCAGGGCATCCTCGAGACCTTCGACGTGCGCAAGCGCATCGACCGGGTCCTGGTCCTGCTCAAGAAGGAACTCGAAGTCTCGCGCCTGCAGACCAAGATCAGCAGACAGATCGAGGAGAAGGTCTCCGCCCACCAGAGGGAGTTCTTTCTCAAGGAGCAGCTCAAGGCGATCAAAAAAGAGCTCGGCCTGGAGAAAGAGGGCAAAACCACCGAGATCGAAAAGTTCCGGGAGCGCCTCAAGGGGCTGACCCTCGACGCCGAGGCCCAGAAGACCGTCGAAGAGGAACTCGAGAAGCTGCAGCTCATCGAACCCTCCTCGCCCGAATACAACGTCAGCCGCAACTACCTCGACTGGCTCACCATCCTGCCCTGGGGCAAATTCAGCAAGGATTCCTACAACATCGACCGGGCCCGCCGGGTCCTCGACCGGGACCATTACGGCCTGGAGGACGTCAAGGAGCGCATCCTCGAGTTCATTGCCGTGGGCAAGATGAAGGGGGACATCTCCGGCTCCATCCTCTGCCTTGTGGGACCGCCCGGGGTCGGCAAGACGAGCGTCGGACGCTCCATCGCAGACGCCCTCGGCCGCACCTTTTTCCGCTTCTCCCTCGGAGGGATGCGCGACGAGGCCGAGATCAAGGGCCACCGCCGCACCTATATCGGCGCCATGCCCGGCAAATTCATCCAGTCGATGAAGAGCGCCGGTACCGCCAACCCGGTCCTCATGCTCGACGAGATCGACAAGATCGGCGCCTCCTTCCAGGGCGACCCCGCCTCGGCCCTGCTCGAGGTCCTCGACCCGGAGCAGAACGCGGCCTTCCGCGACCACTACCTCGACGTCCCCTTCGACCTCTCCAACGTCATGTTCGTGGCCACCGCCAACCAGCTCGACACCATTCCCGCTCCCCTGCTCGACCGCATGGAGATCATCCGGCTCTCCGGCTACATCCTCGAGGAGAAGGTGGAGATCGCCCGCCGCTACCTGATCCCCAAGGCGACAAAAAACCACGGCCTCGAGAAGGGACGGGTCACGATCCGCAAGGACGCCCTCCGTGCGATCATCGACGGCTGGGCCCGCGAGGCAGGCGTGCGCGGCCTGGAGAACCACATCAAGAAAATCATGCGCAAGGCGGCCATGGCGTTCGCCAAGGGACGCGAAGAGAAGATCGTCATCGCCCGGCGGGACCTTGTGGAATACCTCGGACAGCCGCTCTTCGCCGGAGAAGACCTCTTCGAAGAGGCCCCCGGGATCGTTACCGGCCTGGCCTGGACGAGCCTCGGGGGGGCGACCCTCCAGATCGAGGCGACCGCGGTGCCGAGTAAGGCCAAGGGGTTCAAGCAGACCGGACAGCTCGGCGACGTCATGGTGGAGAGCTCGGAGATCGCCTACTCCTACGTCATGGCCCATCTCCAGGGGTACGGGGCCGAAGCCGACTTCTTCGACACCCACTTCGTACACCTTCACGTCCCTGCCGGGGCCACCCCCACGGACGGCCCCTCCGCCGGGGTCACCATGACCACCGCGCTGGTCTCCATGATCACCGGCAAGCCGGTGCGCAAAAAACTCGGCATGACCGGCGAGCTGAGCCTCACCGGGCGGGTGCTGCCCATCGGCGGGGTCAAGGAAAAGACCATCGCCGCCCGCCGCGCCGGCCTTTCGACCCTGATCTTTCCCGAGGCCAACCGCAAGGACTTCGACGAGCTTCCCGATTACCTTCGCGAGGGGATCGAGATCCACTATGCCCGTGAATACAGGGATGTCCAACGGGTTGCATTCGGTGCACCCCGCCGCACAGGCGCCCGCAAACCCAAGCCTTAAACACAGGAGCAGGACAGCGACATGACTATCGACGAATTGAAGGGGGCGGTTCTGGCCCTCGGCGCGGATGAGAAAAAAGCCTTTATCTTGGAAACCCTGCCCGAACTGGCCAAAGACGCCATGCAGGACCCAGGCTTTCTGACCCAGCTTTTGCCCGTCTTTCTCGGCATCCTCAAGGACAGCGGCATGGACCTGCAGCAACTGCTGCAACTGGCCAGCATGATGAGCGGCGCCCCGGCCGGGGGAAACCAGGGCTGATTCGACAACCCGGAGCTCGCCCCACTGGCCCCTCAGCCTGCATCACCGGGAAAGGAA
Coding sequences:
- the gspE gene encoding type II secretion system ATPase GspE, yielding MTRWRLLGEILQEQCGIGRDTIENALEAQREKSQRLGEILMGMKALSAADLARALAVQQDLPFLETIPADAVNSELLDLVPIGFAKEYRILPLERRDGAIRVAMADPLDGRPLNDLAALTKAPLEVAVAPPEEILSAINRAFETRAGGAQEFVEDISGESAGELAGGFEPEDLLDVSDEAPIIRFVNSLIPQAYKQRASDIHIEPFESEFIARYRIDGILYEVLRPPHKAQASITSRIKIMANLNIAEKRLPQDGRFSVRIAGKDVDVRVSTLPTAFGERVVMRLLDKSSNVISLEEIGMDPDLLQQTLGMIGKSHGIFLVTGPTGSGKTTTLYAALSRLNSREKNIITVEDPIEYQLAGVGQIQVNPKIDLTFAAGLRSILRQDPDIIMVGEIRDGETAEIAVQSALTGHMVFSTLHTNDAASALTRLVEMGIEPFLAASSIVGIMAQRLVRKICPACKEAYRPTAEMMREMGLEKAVPGEATFYRGKGCAQCMDIGYRGRAGIYELLPVDEQVRDLLLQNKDSASIKAAATKKWMKTLRDAGLAKALAGETTIEEVLRVTQEEI
- the gspF gene encoding type II secretion system inner membrane protein GspF yields the protein MALFEYSGLNAGGKKVSGVVEATGKRAVLQKLRGQGIYPTELREQNAAAAGKPSLSGLSLTRKVPTAELAAATRQLSTLLGAGLPLDEALATVGGQLENAALAHAIGQVREDVVQGESFNAALAKFPRIFAPLYVNMVQVGENSGTLDQVLQRLADFQEEQARMKSRIRAATAYPILMAVVGVGVLFFMFAFVVPKVTRMLEDLGQALPLPTRLLIGASDLLMSTWWVLVLLLAAAAIATLRYVRTERGREKLDRLALRLPLFGKLNLLIATSRFARTLGTLLQSGVPLLGALDIAKNLLQNRVLFNAIEETAVCVREGEGLAAPLKRSGVFPPMVAQMAAVGEKSGEMEQMLFRVAESYEHQVDLSITAMLSLLEPLMILLMGSVVGFIVMAILLPIFQASQGMG
- the gspG gene encoding type II secretion system major pseudopilin GspG, translating into MKKSVLSNSRGFTLIEIMVVVVILGILAGIVVPRLLDRPEEARRTKAAVQIKSLEEALGLYKLDNGSYPSTEQGLQALASKPTVGRIPAKYRDGGYLKKVPLDPWSSEYVFLSPGIHGDFDIISYGADGEQGGEGKNADIESWNLE
- a CDS encoding prepilin-type N-terminal cleavage/methylation domain-containing protein, translated to MPTLKAGTWNRAGFTLVELALVVLLVSLFSMLTLPTLTGLGQNELSGSARRIAGTVKYLFNESALDRLEYRLTYDLDRDTFGAKKLESNGELVAVTGTGRQQRLKGGVRFKDVQVTGRGKFSTGEVTTSIHPVGWLDETVVHLENDRGKALTLRINPFTGSTEVHEGYLEF
- a CDS encoding prepilin-type N-terminal cleavage/methylation domain-containing protein, with the protein product MKATSSSKAGGFTLLEAMIALAIISIALVTLLGLGNRSIGVNARLQKITQATLLAQEKMTEIEFEAELGRLDFLEKEDGFEAPFDGYRWRTRYEGTPLTDVKMVTVTVLWGEEKKNEAVDLNSFLLSGPPGS
- a CDS encoding type II secretion system protein GspJ is translated as MPDRNFAPASATARSEKGFTLLEVMLAVTITTVVLLTIYGVFTSVSRAKDRMESEGEGYHQARVLFDRIGREIRGTFYNNRDPRTRFEGGVDADGDPFLILSTTAVSPQSGPGAGIVVVRYRLEGDPGRDEGKKVLLRSEYPLFDTDGEDRPTYRLATGITGMRVRFYRNDVWYEEWDAEEERLPQMMEVLLELAAGEQSVPFRSTFEVPAIGVQ
- the gspK gene encoding type II secretion system minor pseudopilin GspK, which produces MKALRNEEGTVLLLVLVVVALLTSLLTEFAFSTLVDLRLTETFRDSTKAYYLAKGGVRAGRIILQNDRNGYDARNDPEELWSQGMGTFPVGGGSVSVTIEDLGGRLDLNRLVLSDGINPNPAAIDRLLRLFEILEIEEGEDLTAALIDWIDEDEEIYDLRGYGAEDEHYLRLDPPYPTKNGSLSTLGELARVRGFTPEVIGLVTPHITVYGGEKINVNTASAQVLMSLSEDPLIDEAAAEAIIELRESKPFRSSQDLKGLNSLPGLENLLRDPFTVKSDTYRITTEAWVNDGSREVDAIVTKDGDKLLFVKVN